In Ferribacterium limneticum, a genomic segment contains:
- a CDS encoding trypsin-like peptidase domain-containing protein, translating into MAFTGFPIGGVLGFPPTTHRGIISAIALPGGHSTQLNEKLIKQLKRGSFDIFQLDATAYPGNSGSPVFDPESGHVIGVINMVFVKGTREAAITNPSGITYAIPINHLKALAQQ; encoded by the coding sequence ATCGCCTTCACCGGTTTTCCAATTGGCGGAGTACTCGGGTTTCCTCCGACTACACATCGAGGGATCATTTCCGCCATCGCCCTCCCTGGCGGGCATTCGACGCAACTCAATGAGAAACTGATCAAGCAACTGAAGCGTGGCAGTTTCGATATCTTTCAGCTCGATGCAACAGCCTATCCCGGCAATAGCGGCAGCCCGGTTTTCGATCCGGAAAGCGGACATGTGATTGGCGTAATCAATATGGTCTTTGTAAAGGGCACGCGAGAGGCTGCCATTACGAACCCATCGGGAATTACTTACGCGATTCCGATCAATCACCTCAAAGCCCTGGCACAGCAATAG
- a CDS encoding nucleotide sugar dehydrogenase — MTTIAVVGLGYVGLPLAVEFGKKFRTIGFDLSQAKIDSYKRHIDPTGEVSSEDLNAATQLTVSTDASTLREADFIIVAVPTPVDDAHQPDFSPLVSSSTTVGRNLKQGAIVVYESTVYPGATEEVCIPILEKESGKTWKKDFFVGYSPERINPGDKERTVTKIVKVVSGDTPATLDKVKEIYGSVITAGVYPASNIKVAEAAKVIENTQRDLNIALMNELAIIFDKIGIDTLEVLQAAGTKWNFLPFRPGLVGGHCIGVDPYYLTHKAQKLGYHPEVILAGRRINDGMGKFVAEQTIKMLVRAGHPVKDQPIIVLGLTFKEDCPDLRNSRVIDVIRELQSYGAKVVVHDPVADKAEAQHEYGVNLVSWDRLPKAGAIVAAVNHKQYKALPVSEIMSKLKESGIVTDVKSMLDRNAFAGTGISVWRL, encoded by the coding sequence ATGACGACAATTGCTGTTGTAGGTCTGGGATATGTCGGGTTGCCGCTCGCTGTCGAATTCGGCAAGAAATTCCGGACGATCGGCTTTGACCTCTCACAGGCCAAAATTGACAGCTACAAACGCCACATCGACCCGACGGGAGAAGTTAGCAGCGAAGACCTCAACGCGGCGACACAACTCACCGTCTCCACCGATGCAAGCACACTACGTGAGGCAGATTTCATCATCGTAGCCGTACCGACACCGGTGGACGATGCGCACCAGCCGGATTTCAGCCCGCTCGTCAGCTCTTCAACCACGGTGGGTCGCAACCTGAAACAAGGCGCCATCGTGGTATATGAATCGACGGTCTACCCCGGAGCTACTGAAGAAGTCTGCATCCCGATTCTCGAAAAAGAATCCGGCAAGACCTGGAAAAAGGACTTCTTTGTCGGCTATTCGCCGGAACGCATCAATCCGGGCGACAAGGAACGTACCGTCACCAAGATCGTCAAAGTAGTATCCGGCGATACACCGGCAACCCTGGACAAGGTCAAGGAAATCTACGGCAGCGTAATCACTGCTGGCGTCTATCCCGCCTCGAACATCAAGGTAGCCGAAGCAGCCAAAGTCATCGAGAACACCCAACGGGACCTAAACATTGCGCTCATGAACGAACTCGCCATCATATTCGACAAAATCGGCATCGATACGCTCGAAGTGCTTCAGGCTGCCGGAACCAAGTGGAATTTTCTACCATTCCGTCCCGGCTTGGTTGGTGGCCATTGCATTGGCGTGGACCCCTACTATCTGACCCACAAGGCGCAAAAACTCGGTTATCACCCCGAAGTCATTCTTGCCGGCCGGCGTATCAACGACGGCATGGGAAAATTCGTGGCCGAGCAGACTATCAAGATGCTGGTTCGCGCTGGACACCCCGTCAAGGATCAGCCGATCATCGTGCTCGGCCTGACCTTCAAGGAAGATTGCCCTGATCTACGCAACTCCAGAGTAATTGATGTCATCCGTGAGCTCCAATCGTACGGAGCCAAGGTCGTGGTGCACGACCCCGTTGCAGATAAGGCCGAGGCGCAACATGAATATGGCGTCAATCTGGTTTCCTGGGACCGGTTACCCAAGGCAGGCGCCATCGTTGCGGCCGTCAATCACAAGCAATACAAAGCACTTCCGGTTAGCGAAATCATGTCTAAACTGAAAGAGAGTGGCATTGTGACAGACGTGAAGAGCATGTTGGACAGGAACGCGTTTGCCGGGACCGGCATATCGGTCTGGCGGCTATAG
- a CDS encoding nucleotidyltransferase domain-containing protein yields the protein MTDFYPPLLVSVLLSPAGVRTLSERQWDLLIRQARRANLLGTLAARLVREDLFEAVPLEPKRHLESALLMVSRQGSAVRWELACISRALASEKLSAVVLKGAAYVVSGVQAGHGRIFSDVDILVRKADIVSTESALMIHGWQSAKSDPYDQKYYRQWMHEIPPMAHVTRGTTIDVHHSIVPETARIKVDSVRLFDYLRPLADFNNLFAFSPALMVLHSATHLFQEGELDNGLRDLFDIDALIREFGVMPDFWTELLDSGQETGASRFLYYALRYARSELGSPVPESALQRIEKYSPSPIALAVMDACYRRAFRPNHETCVVPGSGIMRRFIYLRSHWLRMPMGMLIPHLLRKAIIGFRSAEKKIPDANV from the coding sequence GTGACCGATTTCTACCCCCCTTTGCTGGTTTCTGTGCTGCTGTCCCCCGCTGGTGTTCGGACACTATCGGAGCGGCAATGGGATTTATTAATCAGGCAAGCTCGCCGGGCCAATCTTCTCGGCACCTTGGCTGCCAGGCTTGTGCGGGAGGACCTGTTTGAGGCAGTTCCGCTCGAGCCGAAGCGTCATCTGGAGTCTGCTCTATTGATGGTGAGTCGTCAGGGGAGTGCGGTTCGTTGGGAATTGGCGTGCATTTCTCGGGCGCTGGCGTCAGAAAAGCTGTCTGCAGTTGTACTCAAAGGGGCTGCGTATGTTGTCTCGGGTGTACAGGCGGGCCATGGCCGAATATTTTCCGATGTCGATATCCTAGTTCGGAAGGCGGATATCGTGAGTACGGAGTCTGCCTTGATGATTCACGGGTGGCAGAGTGCAAAATCCGATCCCTATGATCAGAAATACTATCGCCAGTGGATGCACGAAATTCCCCCCATGGCGCATGTGACGAGAGGTACGACGATCGACGTACATCACTCGATCGTTCCTGAAACTGCCAGAATCAAGGTTGATTCGGTACGTCTGTTCGATTACTTGAGACCGCTTGCTGACTTCAACAACCTCTTCGCATTCTCGCCTGCGCTCATGGTGCTCCATAGCGCGACGCACCTCTTCCAGGAGGGGGAGCTGGACAATGGATTGCGCGATCTGTTTGATATCGACGCTTTGATACGGGAATTCGGAGTAATGCCGGATTTTTGGACTGAATTGCTCGATTCAGGTCAAGAGACAGGGGCTTCCAGGTTTTTGTACTATGCACTTCGCTATGCCCGGAGCGAACTCGGATCGCCGGTTCCTGAGAGTGCACTTCAGCGAATCGAGAAATATTCGCCATCGCCGATTGCCTTGGCAGTGATGGATGCTTGTTACCGGCGAGCGTTCAGGCCGAATCACGAGACCTGTGTTGTGCCGGGTAGCGGTATCATGCGACGGTTCATCTATCTCCGATCGCATTGGTTGAGAATGCCTATGGGCATGCTGATTCCACATTTGTTGCGCAAAGCGATCATTGGTTTTCGCTCGGCTGAAAAGAAAATACCTGACGCCAACGTATAG
- the prsT gene encoding XrtA/PEP-CTERM system TPR-repeat protein PrsT, whose amino-acid sequence MKKSRSLFPTVIATALLTLMLGACGGDSPESLILSSKDYLAKNDAKAAVIQLKNALQKNPNLAEARFLLGSALLESGDVAGAEVELRKALELKHSPDATVPLLARAILATGKAQKLVDEFGKTKLTNGQSLASLNTTLSAAYASLGKREVARDLLAEALAASPDYAPARLADIRETVANKDIAGARSKLDSLLIKDPNNPEALLIKGNLLDFDGDAAGALAQYQRAISAKPSFLNAHSAAVGSLLKAGKIDEAAKQLDSLKKISQKHPQVYLLDAQINYQRKDYKAARESAQQLLRISPNNPISLQMAGAIEYQLRSYLQAETYLAKALQSAPGLPLARRLLVASHLRTGHSGKALETLQPVLGRIDQDSALLALAGEAYLQQGEPNKAAEYFAKASKLEPENAAKKTSLALAHLAQGNSESAYLELEQISVVDKGITADLALIAAHLRNNQLDKALKAIDRLEKKQPNNPATHNLKARALLARKDITGARQSFEKAVSINPTFFPAVASLATLDLLDKKPNDARKRFEAMISADPKNMQALLALAELKAANGGTPDEVSSLIGKAISAAPSEPTPRLALIQYYLKLKENKKALTAANEAASAIQDKPEILDALGRTQQLAGDLNQAQTTYGKLASLQPASPSPLLRLAEIQFANKNKEDGIKNLKKALQIKPDIVDAQRALLLIAMEGKNTKNALEIARTVQKQRPKEAVGYVLEGDIHAFGKVWPEAIKIFRSGLKQVAAPELAIKLHESLIASENSAEADKTAGAWLKDHPKDIAFRVYLGDRASGQRNFAQAVNHYQAALELQPNNALILNNLAWASGQLKSPKALEYAEKANQLAPNQPAFMDTLAMLLADKGEPAKAVELLRKALTAAPQASAIQLNLAKVLIASGKKDEARKELEALSKLGDKYSGQGEVSLLLKSL is encoded by the coding sequence ATGAAAAAGTCGCGCTCACTTTTCCCAACCGTTATTGCAACGGCGCTTCTGACATTGATGCTGGGTGCCTGCGGAGGCGATTCACCGGAAAGCCTGATCTTGTCCAGCAAGGACTATCTGGCCAAGAACGATGCCAAGGCAGCCGTTATCCAGTTAAAAAATGCGCTGCAAAAAAACCCCAATCTTGCCGAGGCTCGTTTCCTGCTTGGTTCGGCGCTACTTGAAAGCGGTGACGTTGCCGGAGCGGAAGTCGAACTGCGCAAGGCACTGGAACTCAAGCACTCGCCCGACGCTACCGTTCCTCTGCTGGCTCGTGCCATCCTGGCTACGGGCAAGGCCCAAAAACTGGTGGATGAGTTTGGCAAAACCAAGCTAACAAACGGTCAATCTCTGGCGTCCCTTAACACGACCCTGAGTGCTGCATATGCATCTTTGGGAAAACGTGAGGTTGCCAGAGATCTGCTTGCTGAAGCGCTTGCCGCAAGTCCTGATTACGCACCCGCCCGTCTTGCCGACATCAGGGAAACTGTCGCAAACAAAGACATCGCCGGAGCTCGTTCGAAGCTGGACTCCCTATTGATCAAAGATCCGAACAATCCCGAAGCGCTCCTGATCAAGGGCAACCTTCTTGACTTCGATGGCGATGCAGCCGGTGCGCTGGCGCAATATCAAAGGGCTATAAGCGCGAAACCCAGTTTTCTCAATGCCCACTCGGCGGCTGTAGGATCGCTCCTCAAGGCAGGCAAGATCGATGAAGCCGCGAAGCAACTGGATTCATTGAAGAAAATATCCCAAAAGCATCCGCAAGTGTACCTGCTTGACGCCCAAATCAACTATCAACGCAAGGACTACAAAGCCGCCCGGGAATCTGCCCAGCAACTGTTGAGAATTTCCCCCAACAACCCGATCAGCCTCCAGATGGCTGGGGCCATCGAATACCAGTTGCGCTCATACCTTCAGGCAGAAACCTATCTTGCCAAGGCACTCCAGTCGGCACCCGGACTCCCGCTGGCCAGGCGCCTTCTGGTAGCCAGTCACTTGCGCACAGGACATTCAGGAAAGGCGCTTGAAACCCTCCAGCCCGTCCTTGGAAGAATTGATCAGGACTCAGCGCTACTGGCTCTGGCCGGGGAAGCCTATTTGCAACAGGGAGAACCGAACAAGGCTGCCGAATATTTTGCCAAGGCCAGCAAGCTGGAACCGGAAAACGCAGCCAAGAAAACATCCCTTGCCTTGGCGCATTTGGCCCAAGGCAACTCCGAAAGTGCATATCTGGAACTCGAGCAAATTTCAGTGGTAGACAAAGGCATAACGGCCGACCTCGCTCTTATTGCCGCCCATCTCCGTAACAACCAACTTGACAAGGCCCTGAAGGCAATTGATAGACTTGAGAAAAAACAGCCGAACAACCCCGCCACCCACAACCTCAAAGCCCGCGCTCTTCTAGCCAGGAAGGATATAACAGGTGCCCGCCAGAGCTTCGAGAAGGCAGTATCGATAAATCCAACATTCTTCCCGGCTGTGGCCAGCCTGGCCACCTTGGATCTGCTCGACAAGAAACCGAATGATGCACGCAAGCGTTTTGAGGCTATGATCAGCGCCGACCCGAAAAACATGCAAGCGCTGCTCGCACTGGCTGAACTCAAGGCTGCCAACGGCGGCACACCTGACGAAGTCTCTTCTCTGATCGGGAAAGCAATCAGCGCAGCCCCCAGCGAACCAACACCCAGACTCGCATTGATTCAGTACTACCTCAAGCTCAAGGAAAATAAGAAGGCCTTGACCGCTGCCAATGAGGCAGCCAGCGCCATCCAGGACAAACCAGAAATCCTTGATGCACTAGGCCGCACTCAGCAACTTGCTGGCGATTTGAATCAGGCCCAGACCACCTACGGGAAGCTTGCCTCCCTTCAACCGGCCTCTCCATCGCCATTGCTCCGCCTGGCCGAAATCCAGTTCGCGAACAAGAACAAGGAAGATGGAATCAAGAACCTCAAGAAAGCGCTTCAAATCAAGCCCGATATCGTCGATGCACAGCGCGCGCTGCTCCTGATAGCCATGGAAGGCAAGAACACGAAGAATGCGCTCGAAATCGCCCGGACAGTACAAAAGCAACGTCCCAAGGAAGCAGTTGGCTATGTACTGGAAGGGGACATTCACGCCTTTGGCAAAGTCTGGCCAGAGGCGATCAAGATTTTCCGAAGTGGCCTGAAACAGGTTGCAGCCCCAGAACTGGCCATCAAGCTTCATGAATCCTTGATTGCTTCTGAAAATTCCGCAGAAGCAGACAAGACGGCCGGTGCCTGGCTGAAGGACCATCCCAAAGATATCGCCTTCCGGGTGTATCTGGGCGACCGTGCTTCAGGACAAAGGAATTTTGCCCAAGCCGTGAATCATTACCAGGCCGCTTTGGAACTTCAGCCAAATAATGCATTGATCCTTAACAATCTCGCTTGGGCATCGGGCCAGTTGAAGTCTCCAAAAGCACTCGAGTATGCAGAAAAAGCCAACCAACTCGCACCGAATCAACCGGCATTCATGGACACCTTGGCCATGTTGCTGGCCGATAAAGGGGAGCCTGCCAAGGCTGTTGAGTTACTCCGCAAAGCTCTAACAGCCGCACCTCAGGCAAGTGCGATCCAGCTAAATCTGGCCAAGGTCCTTATAGCCTCAGGCAAGAAGGATGAGGCGCGCAAGGAACTGGAAGCGCTGTCAAAGTTGGGGGACAAATATTCGGGCCAGGGCGAAGTCAGCCTGTTGCTCAAATCCCTTTGA
- a CDS encoding transglycosylase SLT domain-containing protein, producing the protein MQRQGKLSSTHSSLALLYMLVFGGLACKPAIAAPSVNQQEKAATLRMEAEAFEHGDGRLRNPEKAVELYCEAARLGDSEAQYNLGWMYSMGRGISRDDTTAAYFFSMAAKQGDALAQRMLRQVGDPIATPPTCLTAPTEHDIAGHDIVVKASPEHRKVMDLIQKLAPEYGVYPRLAMAVIRAESNFNPGAISPKNAQGLMQLIPETAERFNVKKPFDPEQNIRGGLSYLRWLLAYFQGNISLVAAAYNAGEGAVNRYAGIPPYAETQGYVKRIRDVFKLEDHPFDATITQPSPELPRIKAAKRVM; encoded by the coding sequence ATGCAGCGCCAAGGCAAGTTATCGTCAACACACAGCTCTTTGGCGCTGCTCTATATGCTTGTCTTCGGCGGTTTGGCATGCAAACCGGCAATTGCCGCCCCTTCAGTGAATCAGCAGGAAAAAGCCGCCACGTTGCGCATGGAGGCAGAAGCTTTCGAGCATGGCGACGGCCGACTAAGAAATCCTGAAAAAGCCGTTGAACTCTACTGCGAGGCGGCCCGACTGGGCGACTCAGAAGCCCAATACAATCTTGGGTGGATGTACTCCATGGGGCGCGGAATCTCCCGTGATGATACTACCGCTGCCTATTTTTTTTCGATGGCTGCGAAACAGGGGGATGCGCTCGCTCAACGGATGTTACGACAGGTTGGCGACCCCATCGCCACTCCACCTACGTGCCTCACAGCGCCAACAGAACATGACATTGCCGGACACGACATTGTTGTCAAGGCATCACCAGAACACCGGAAGGTGATGGATCTGATCCAGAAACTAGCCCCGGAATATGGCGTCTACCCCAGGCTTGCAATGGCGGTCATTCGGGCTGAGTCCAATTTCAACCCGGGCGCCATTTCGCCAAAGAATGCTCAGGGTTTGATGCAGTTGATTCCGGAAACAGCTGAGCGATTCAATGTCAAAAAACCTTTTGACCCGGAACAGAACATTCGCGGCGGCCTCTCCTATCTGCGCTGGCTATTGGCCTATTTCCAGGGGAACATTTCTTTGGTTGCAGCGGCCTACAACGCGGGAGAAGGCGCTGTAAACCGCTACGCAGGTATTCCCCCTTACGCCGAGACACAAGGCTACGTAAAGCGGATTCGGGACGTCTTCAAACTTGAAGATCACCCGTTCGACGCGACCATCACCCAGCCCTCTCCTGAGCTGCCACGTATCAAAGCAGCAAAGCGAGTGATGTGA
- a CDS encoding serine protease — translation MPATVDKVKPSIVAIGIYKKTQNPPFIFRGTGFAFGAGNQVATNAHVLLEPRTPDGPELAMLSRSPNGDAAIRPARVIARDNAHELAIIGSMAHLYRHSL, via the coding sequence TTGCCGGCAACTGTCGATAAAGTAAAACCATCGATCGTTGCCATCGGTATCTACAAGAAAACCCAGAACCCTCCATTCATATTTCGCGGAACTGGCTTTGCTTTTGGCGCGGGAAACCAAGTAGCCACCAACGCCCACGTACTGCTGGAACCAAGAACTCCAGATGGCCCGGAACTGGCCATGCTCAGCCGATCACCCAACGGCGATGCGGCGATCCGTCCTGCAAGAGTCATCGCGCGCGACAACGCCCACGAACTCGCCATCATCGGATCGATGGCCCACCTCTACAGGCACTCGCTCTAG
- the prsR gene encoding PEP-CTERM-box response regulator transcription factor → MSTEKTRSLLIVEDDLALQKQLRWSFDQFETLTAADRESALTQIHRHCPAVVTMDLGLPPDADSVSEGFRLLEQILATAPDTKVIVLTGQNDRANALRAIALGAYDFFAKPFEPELLALTIDRAFRLHDLQQENRRLLATQHPPALAGLLTRDAGMQKICRTIEKVASSNATVLLLGESGTGKELLARGLHESSPRSNERFVAINCAAIPDNLLESELFGYEKGAFTGAAKTTPGKIETANGGTLMLDEIGDLPMPLQAKLLRFLQERVIERLGGRAEIPVDVRIVCATHQDLKTHISNGTFREDLYYRLAEIVVQIPPLRERRGDPALMAHAFAHCFANEQKRGSMTLSEEAVRAIETHRWPGNVRELENCIKRAVIMADGSRITLEDIGLETEDSGEVEFIDLRRVRDEAERQAIVTALGRANGNLLRTSEILGISRPTLYDLMHRLGLK, encoded by the coding sequence ATGAGTACGGAAAAAACACGCTCCCTTCTCATTGTTGAAGACGATCTCGCGTTGCAAAAGCAACTCCGCTGGTCTTTTGACCAGTTTGAGACGTTGACCGCAGCAGACCGTGAAAGCGCACTGACACAAATACACCGTCACTGCCCTGCCGTCGTCACCATGGACCTGGGCCTGCCGCCGGATGCAGACTCCGTTTCAGAAGGTTTCCGGTTGCTGGAGCAGATTCTGGCCACCGCTCCCGACACCAAGGTCATCGTTCTCACCGGACAGAATGACAGAGCCAACGCGCTACGCGCGATTGCCCTTGGCGCCTATGATTTTTTTGCCAAGCCCTTCGAGCCGGAATTGCTCGCGCTGACCATTGATCGCGCCTTTCGACTCCATGATCTGCAGCAGGAAAATCGTCGACTGCTGGCAACTCAACATCCACCAGCACTGGCCGGCCTGCTAACGCGTGATGCCGGTATGCAAAAGATTTGCCGGACCATAGAAAAGGTAGCCAGCAGCAATGCAACAGTGCTGCTCCTCGGCGAAAGCGGAACCGGCAAGGAATTGCTGGCACGGGGCCTGCATGAATCTTCGCCGCGCAGCAATGAGCGTTTTGTGGCCATCAATTGCGCCGCCATTCCGGATAATCTGCTGGAAAGTGAGCTTTTCGGCTACGAGAAGGGCGCGTTTACGGGCGCGGCAAAAACGACCCCCGGAAAAATCGAAACCGCCAATGGCGGCACTTTGATGCTCGATGAAATCGGCGACCTACCCATGCCGCTTCAGGCTAAGCTGTTACGTTTTCTTCAGGAGCGCGTCATTGAACGCCTCGGTGGACGTGCCGAGATCCCGGTGGACGTACGCATTGTCTGCGCTACCCATCAGGATCTGAAAACACATATCAGCAATGGCACCTTCCGTGAGGATCTGTATTACCGGCTCGCAGAAATAGTTGTCCAGATTCCCCCATTACGCGAACGCAGGGGGGATCCTGCGCTTATGGCTCATGCCTTCGCGCACTGCTTCGCGAACGAGCAAAAGAGAGGCAGTATGACGCTCAGTGAGGAAGCCGTTCGGGCGATAGAGACTCATCGCTGGCCCGGCAATGTTCGCGAACTGGAAAATTGCATCAAGCGCGCAGTAATCATGGCTGATGGATCCCGCATTACCCTTGAAGACATCGGCCTGGAGACCGAAGATTCTGGCGAGGTCGAATTCATCGATCTGCGCAGAGTACGTGATGAAGCCGAGCGTCAAGCCATTGTCACTGCACTTGGCCGCGCCAACGGAAATCTCCTGCGAACCTCCGAAATACTAGGCATCAGCCGGCCGACCTTGTACGACCTGATGCATCGCCTTGGCCTGAAGTAA